The Solibacillus sp. FSL R7-0682 genome includes a window with the following:
- a CDS encoding bifunctional adenosylcobinamide kinase/adenosylcobinamide-phosphate guanylyltransferase, with product MIFITGGVRSGKSALAEQMISQCGLDKHYHYIATGVPFDEEMKSRIHRHRMDRENQLLNWHTIEMQVAFPENAKNFSGNDVLLFECVTTWLSNVMYAAERVKDPQQFIHTQIALFQQQLLFWQERSVKMIIVSNEILDEPASKYDEVNQYRKLLGGLHQWLVKQSEEAYEVQFQLVQRWK from the coding sequence TTGATTTTTATTACGGGTGGCGTAAGAAGTGGGAAAAGTGCATTAGCGGAACAGATGATATCGCAATGTGGGTTAGACAAGCACTATCATTATATAGCGACGGGTGTTCCATTTGACGAAGAAATGAAATCACGCATTCATCGCCACAGGATGGATCGTGAAAATCAATTGTTAAATTGGCATACAATTGAAATGCAAGTGGCATTTCCTGAAAATGCAAAAAACTTTTCGGGAAATGATGTACTATTGTTTGAATGTGTCACAACATGGCTTTCAAATGTTATGTATGCTGCAGAAAGAGTAAAAGACCCACAACAGTTTATTCATACGCAAATTGCTTTATTTCAACAACAACTGCTTTTTTGGCAGGAGCGAAGTGTTAAAATGATTATTGTTTCGAATGAAATACTAGATGAACCAGCCTCAAAGTACGATGAAGTAAATCAATATCGTAAATTACTTGGTGGGCTTCATCAATGGCTAGTGAAACAAAGTGAAGAAGCGTATGAGGTACAATTTCAACTTGTACAGCGTTGGAAATAA
- a CDS encoding ABC transporter substrate-binding protein, with product MKFKMKWVAPLAAALLLTACNSTEDSAKETQKGDTAKHTEEEVVEGPYTVVDDRGIEVTFDAVPETIVSLQPSNTEILFELGVGDKIVGATDYDTYPEAAQKIERVSTSTVINAERIVELNPDVVVAYTIGDEAQITQLEDAGLKVFVIASATSFDDVYSDIIQLSEVMAIEEKGQEVVTTIQGQIKEVQEKTASVETKRKVYYEVSPAPDIWTTGSETFQQEIMDAAGVENIFADQSGWLSVTEEDVITRNPEVILSPATYMEDAIGEILGRAGWDKIGAVANKQVYLVDGDIMSRPAPRIGKAVQNMAEAVYPELFK from the coding sequence ATGAAATTTAAGATGAAATGGGTCGCACCACTAGCGGCAGCGTTATTATTAACTGCATGTAATTCAACAGAGGATTCTGCAAAGGAAACACAGAAAGGTGACACAGCTAAACATACAGAAGAGGAAGTAGTAGAAGGGCCTTATACGGTAGTAGATGACCGTGGAATTGAAGTGACGTTTGACGCAGTACCAGAAACGATTGTGTCACTACAGCCGAGTAATACAGAAATTTTATTTGAACTAGGTGTTGGCGATAAAATTGTTGGTGCTACGGACTATGATACGTATCCAGAAGCAGCACAAAAAATTGAACGAGTTTCAACTTCTACAGTAATTAATGCAGAACGTATTGTTGAGTTAAATCCAGACGTCGTTGTTGCTTATACAATTGGAGATGAAGCACAAATTACACAGCTTGAAGATGCAGGCTTAAAAGTATTCGTTATTGCATCCGCTACATCGTTTGATGATGTTTACTCAGATATTATTCAATTATCAGAAGTAATGGCAATTGAAGAAAAGGGACAAGAAGTAGTAACTACAATACAGGGGCAAATTAAAGAGGTTCAGGAAAAAACAGCTTCTGTAGAAACAAAACGTAAAGTTTACTATGAAGTTTCACCTGCTCCAGACATTTGGACAACAGGTAGCGAGACATTCCAGCAAGAGATTATGGATGCGGCTGGTGTAGAAAATATATTTGCAGATCAATCTGGCTGGTTAAGTGTTACGGAAGAAGATGTCATCACAAGAAATCCTGAAGTAATTTTATCACCTGCTACATATATGGAAGATGCTATTGGTGAAATTTTAGGTCGTGCAGGATGGGACAAAATAGGTGCTGTAGCTAATAAACAAGTTTATTTAGTAGATGGCGACATAATGTCACGTCCAGCACCACGTATAGGTAAGGCAGTTCAAAATATGGCGGAAGCAGTCTACCCAGAATTATTTAAATAA